GCCGCCCATTTCGCCCTTGGCAATGACAGCGCCGCCGAGCGCGTCATCCGCGACACCTCCACCGGCAACATCTTCGCCGCCCAGCTGAACGGCGCATTGGCCAATGAGAGCGCCGCCGAGCGGTCGGTCAACAAGACCGCCGACGTGGCGACGAAAGCCTCCTCCGACGTGCTGCGCTTCTTCGCGCTGAGCAACGACAGCGCCGCCGAGCGGATCGTGAAGTAACTTCCCCCCCGCGGTCTTCTCCCTGGACCCAAAAGAAGTCCTCGCCTGAAAAGGCGGGGGCTTTATCGCGTGTAGGGCCGGCAATCTTTTACGAAAAGATTGCGCGCAAATCCTTCTCAAGGATTTGGCGCAGACTTTCCGGGGAAAGTCTGCCTAGCCTCTGGTCAGCAGACGCATGCCTTGCTCGATCCCTTGCAAGGTCATCGGCACCATGCGGTCCGCGCCGAAGATATCCTGGATCATCGTGATGCTTTGCGTGTAGCGCCAATAGCGCTGCTCGAGCGGGTTGATCCAGAGATGTGCGGGCCACTGGTCGCGGGCGCGTTCGAGCCAGACCTGGCCTGCCTCGGGGTTCATATGCTCGTTCGCGCCGCCGGGATAGGCGATCTCGTAGGGGCTCATGGAAGCATCGCCCACAAAGATACATTTGTAGTCGGAGCCGTAGGTGCGCAGCACCTCGTGGGTAGGGGTCTGCTCGTTCCAGCGGCGGGAATTGTCCTTCCAGACGCCCTCGTAGAGGCAGTTGTGGAAGTAGTAATGCTCGAGATGCTTGAACTCGGCGCGCGCCGCGCTGAACAGCTCTTCGACGACGCGGATATGGGGGTCCATCGAGCCTCCCACATCGAGAAACAGCAGAACCTTGACGGCGTTGCGCCGCTCTGGCCGCGTCTTGACGTCGAGATAGCCGTGCTCGGCCGTGGCGCGAATTGTGCCATCGAGGTCCAGCTCTTCTGCGGCGCCATCGCGGGCCCAGCGGCGCAGGCGTCTGAGGGCCACTTTGATGTTGCGGGTGCCGAGCTCGATCGTGTCGTCGAGGTTTCGGAATTCTCTTTTGTCCCAGACCTTTACCGCGCGCTGGTGGCGGCTTTCCGACTGGCCGATCCGGATGCCTTCCGGGTTGTAGCCATAGGCCCCAAAGGGCGACGTGCCTGCGGTGCCGATCCATTTGTTGCCGCCCTGGTGGCGGCCTTTCTGTTCTTCGAGACGTTTCTTCAACGTCTCCATGAGCTTGTCGAAACCGCCGAGCGCCTCGATCTCGGCGCGTTCCTCTTCGCTGAGGTGCTTTTCAGCCATCTTGCGCAGCCAATCTTCAGGCAGGTCCATGGCCTGAAGTACATCATCGACATTGATCTGCTCGAGCCCCTCGAAAGTGTGGGCGAAGGCGCGGTCGAACCGGTCGAGATGGCGCTCGTCCTTCACCATGATCGTGCGGGCGAGGTAGTAGAAGCCGTCGATGTCGTAGGTGGCGAGCCCCGCCTTCATACCTTCAAGGAAAGACAGGTATTCGCGCAAACTGACGGGCA
The nucleotide sequence above comes from Litoreibacter ponti. Encoded proteins:
- a CDS encoding vWA domain-containing protein encodes the protein MFLPFFDNLRAAKVPVSLREYLSFLEGMKAGLATYDIDGFYYLARTIMVKDERHLDRFDRAFAHTFEGLEQINVDDVLQAMDLPEDWLRKMAEKHLSEEERAEIEALGGFDKLMETLKKRLEEQKGRHQGGNKWIGTAGTSPFGAYGYNPEGIRIGQSESRHQRAVKVWDKREFRNLDDTIELGTRNIKVALRRLRRWARDGAAEELDLDGTIRATAEHGYLDVKTRPERRNAVKVLLFLDVGGSMDPHIRVVEELFSAARAEFKHLEHYYFHNCLYEGVWKDNSRRWNEQTPTHEVLRTYGSDYKCIFVGDASMSPYEIAYPGGANEHMNPEAGQVWLERARDQWPAHLWINPLEQRYWRYTQSITMIQDIFGADRMVPMTLQGIEQGMRLLTRG